From the Peromyscus leucopus breed LL Stock chromosome 8b, UCI_PerLeu_2.1, whole genome shotgun sequence genome, one window contains:
- the LOC114706395 gene encoding olfactory receptor 10: MESFNTSLGGGFILVGFSDWPQLEIIFFIYILIFYSFTLFGNTAIIALSRKDPQLHTPMYFFLSHLSFLDLCYTTSTVPQLLINLHGLDRTISYGGCVAQLFIFLALGSTESLLLVVMAFDCYAAVCRPLHYTTIMHPLLCQALAVVSWVGGLMNSLIQTSLMMTMPLCGHRLNHFFCEMPVFLKLACEDTEGTEAKMFVARVVIVAIPAVLILGSYAQIARAVLKVKSTAGRRKAIGTCGSHLLVVSLFYGSATYTYLQPKDSYSESKGKFVALFYTIITPMLNPLIYTLRNKDVKGALWRVLGRCTATG, from the coding sequence ATGGAAAGCTTCAATACCAGTTTGGGAGGAGGCTTCATTTTGGTGGGgttctcagactggcctcaactaGAAATCAtcttctttatttacattttgattttctaCTCCTTCACTCTCTTTGGCAATACCGCCATCATCGCTCTCTCTAGAAAGGACCCTCAATTacacactcccatgtacttcttcctctcccacctctccttcctggaCCTCTGCTACACCACCAGCACCGTGCCCCAACTCTTGATCAACCTTCATGGACTTGACAGGACCATCAGTTATGGTGGGTGTGTGGCCCAGCTGTTCATATTTCTCGCTCTGGGCTCCACAGAGAGTTTGCTCCTGGTGGTGATGGCCTTTGACTGCTATGCTGCTGTGTGTCGTCCCCTGCACTACACGACCATCATGCACCCCCTTCTCTGTCAGGCATTGGCTGTTGTCTCCTGGGTGGGAGGCCTCATGAACTCTCTGATCCAGACAAGCCTCATGATGACCATGCCCCTCTGTGGCCATCGACTGAATCACTTCTTCTGTGAGATGCCTGTGTTCCTCAAGTTGGCCTGTGAAGACACAGAAGGAACAGAGGCCAAGATGTTTGTGGCCAGAGTGGTGATTGTTGCAATTCCAGCTGTGCTCATCCTGGGCTCCTATGCACAGATTGCCAGGGCAGTGCTGAAGGTCAAGTCAACAGCTGGGCGCAGAAAGGCTATTGGGACCTGTGGTTCCCACCTCCTGGTAGTTTCTCTGTTTTATGGCTCAGCCACCTACACATACTTACAGCCCAAAGACAGCTATTCTGAGAGCAAGGGGAAGTTTGTTGCCCTTTTTTATACTATCATCACCCCCATGCTCAACCCTCTGATTTATACCCTGAGGAACAAGGATGTGAAGGGGGCTCTGTGGAGGGTGCTAGGGAGATGCACAGCCACAGGGTAG